A region of the Candidatus Hydrogenedentota bacterium genome:
ACGACTGTATCGCCGCACGACTTTCTCGGATTTTCCACGAACACGTTTGAAGCACTCTCGTACCCGGCGCGTTTGCGCTCAATCGCGCCGGTGCAAATTGCGGACTATCCCTTTGGCTTGAGCCGCCACGTGACGGCGAGCAGGAGCATCGACAGGGCCGTGGATGCGAGGATGAGGCAGAGGATAACGTTCCACGCGTAGTCGTGGCCGTGCGAGACTTCTAGGCTTTTCAGGGTCGATCCGAAACCTTTCGCCATGACGGTGCGGCCAATGTATCCAAAGAGACCGATGAATCCCGCCGCCACACCGATGGCCTTTTTTGAAGTGAGATCGAGCGCCATGATCACGATCAGGTTGATGATGGGGTAGATGCATAATCCGACAACCGCGAGCATGGTCATGTCCAGCCACAGAAATCCGACGGGCGTGAACAGCATGATTGTGAACGCGACGAGGATTGGTATGTGACAAAGCGTTGCGACCATGCCGCGGCGTCCGCCGATGCGGTCGGAAAGCCAGCCTAGTAGGATGGTTGACGGAATGCCGCCGAATTCGGACACGAGGACTACCATGCCGCCACCGGTGATGTCGACGCCCTTCATTTCGCGGAAATAGGTGGGCCCCCAATCGAGCATGCTGTAGCGCGCGATGTACGCGAAGAAGTTTGCGAATGCGAGCAGCCAAATGTACTTGTGCTTGAGCACATTGTCGACGAAGAGTTCGCGAAACGAGAGTTCGCGCTCAAAGGTCCCGTGGGCGCGCGCGTATTCGGTGAAATCGTTCCGATACTCTTCGACTGGCGGTAGACCCACGGACTGCGGTGTGTCGCGCAATCGCCAGAATAGGTAGACCGCGCCGATCATCGCGATGATGCCCGGTACAAAGAGGGCGTATTGCCAGCCGCCGTACGTATTGACCGCCCACGCAGCGAGCGCGCCCGCGATACCTCCGCCCACGTTATGCGACGTGTTCCATATGCTGAAGGTGAGGCCGCGTTCCTTTTCGCTGAACCAATGCGCCATCGATCGCCCGCAGGGCGGCCAGCCCATGCCCTGGACGAACCCATTCAACGCCCACAGCCAAAGGTGAATCGTGTAGTTCGATGACATTCCGAAGGCAAAGTTGCACAGCGCCGTGAGGAGCAATCCAAAGGCCATGAACACGCGCGGATTGCTTCGGTCGGACGCCGCGCCCATGAGGAACTTGCCGAGCCCATAGCTAATGGCGGTCATCCCGAGGATGCTGCCGAGCATCGCCTTGTCGTAGCCAAGGACGGATTCGAGGTCTTTGCCGACCACCGAGAGATTGTTGCGCACGA
Encoded here:
- a CDS encoding MFS transporter, whose translation is MGFGIRSVFAPAPHIPRLPDDEVKRLYPWYRWRILESTFLGYATFYLVRNNLSVVGKDLESVLGYDKAMLGSILGMTAISYGLGKFLMGAASDRSNPRVFMAFGLLLTALCNFAFGMSSNYTIHLWLWALNGFVQGMGWPPCGRSMAHWFSEKERGLTFSIWNTSHNVGGGIAGALAAWAVNTYGGWQYALFVPGIIAMIGAVYLFWRLRDTPQSVGLPPVEEYRNDFTEYARAHGTFERELSFRELFVDNVLKHKYIWLLAFANFFAYIARYSMLDWGPTYFREMKGVDITGGGMVVLVSEFGGIPSTILLGWLSDRIGGRRGMVATLCHIPILVAFTIMLFTPVGFLWLDMTMLAVVGLCIYPIINLIVIMALDLTSKKAIGVAAGFIGLFGYIGRTVMAKGFGSTLKSLEVSHGHDYAWNVILCLILASTALSMLLLAVTWRLKPKG